The DNA sequence GAGTAAACATTGAAGATGTTTTTGGCAAGCCCCTTTTCAAGGTTGCTCCTCACATGTCACTGGGGGCCTCTCGGATACTCTCTGAGCTGATTGAAGAGAATAAGATCCATGGCTGTATCGGCATCGGGGGTGCTAATGGAACACTGCTTGCTGCTTCAGTGATGGAGAACCTGCCTTTTGGATTTCCGAAGGCGATCATCTCGGTTATGGCAGCCGTTGATTCCAGGCGTCTGATCAGCCATACCGATATAGTCCTCTTCAATACAATCGGTGACGCAGTCCTTAATCCAGTCCTTGAAGTAATGATCAAGACTGCAACCGCAGCCCTTAAAGGGATGGTTGATGCCGCTGTTAAACCGGATCTGCCTCAAATGGTCGGCTTGACTGTGTTAGGGGTAACAGATCAATGTGTTCATCAGTGCATGGAGCTGTTGAGTGAAAAAGACTATCCGTACCTGCTGTTGCACAGTAATGGCCCCGGTGGAGCCACTTTGGAGAAGATGACTTCACGGGATGCTTTTTGGGGCATTCTCGACATAACGACTAATGAGCTGTTGAACAATCTGCTTGGGGGAGTTTTTGATGCTGGTTCCAACCGGCTGGAAGCGGCCGTGAAAAAAGGACTGCCCCTTGTTGTATCAACCGGAGCGGTCGATTTTGTTAACTTCTGGGGGCTCCAGATACCTGAAAAATATCACGGCAGGCTTTTCATCAGGCATAATATCGTTAATACACTGATGAGAACCGATCCCGATGAAAATGCTCTTCTGGGCA is a window from the Bacillota bacterium genome containing:
- a CDS encoding Tm-1-like ATP-binding domain-containing protein, yielding MAKCVALIGAFNTKRKELEYIRQSLLKNKLETILIDLSCLEYEDSESKTDYSQEIVANKAGVNIEDVFGKPLFKVAPHMSLGASRILSELIEENKIHGCIGIGGANGTLLAASVMENLPFGFPKAIISVMAAVDSRRLISHTDIVLFNTIGDAVLNPVLEVMIKTATAALKGMVDAAVKPDLPQMVGLTVLGVTDQCVHQCMELLSEKDYPYLLLHSNGPGGATLEKMTSRDAFWGILDITTNELLNNLLGGVFDAGSNRLEAAVKKGLPLVVSTGAVDFVNFWGLQIPEKYHGRLFIRHNIVNTLMRTDPDENALLGRVMAERLNRAVAPVKVLIPEKGFSKYDRQGGIKGTDLDGNVRGDWYWPEANRAFVNSLQENLSNELVRVEVKNMHVNDPDFSRELVDALLAIKIANEF